From Rhodovastum atsumiense, a single genomic window includes:
- a CDS encoding Hsp20 family protein, producing the protein MNAFDFAPLFRTAIGFDRLVRLMDTAQTAAADTSYPPYNVEKTGEDSYRITMAVAGFGSDDIELVVKDNTLTVSGRIGNGEGQKVEVLYRGIAGRAFERRFVLADHIVVDGADLDNGLLHVNLRRVVPEALKPRRIPVNGSAPRLTGEPQTVTQAA; encoded by the coding sequence ATGAACGCTTTTGATTTCGCCCCGCTGTTCCGTACCGCGATCGGCTTCGACCGCCTGGTGCGCCTGATGGACACGGCGCAGACCGCAGCGGCCGACACGTCCTATCCCCCGTACAACGTGGAAAAGACCGGCGAGGACAGCTACCGCATCACCATGGCGGTGGCCGGCTTCGGCAGCGATGACATCGAACTCGTGGTCAAGGACAACACCCTGACCGTCTCCGGCCGCATCGGCAACGGCGAGGGCCAGAAGGTCGAGGTGCTGTACCGCGGCATCGCCGGCCGCGCCTTCGAGCGTCGCTTCGTGCTGGCCGACCACATCGTCGTCGACGGGGCGGACCTGGACAACGGCCTGCTGCACGTGAACCTGCGGCGGGTGGTGCCGGAAGCGCTGAAGCCGCGCCGCATCCCCGTAAATGGCTCGGCTCCCCGCCTGACCGGCGAGCCGCAGACGGTCACGCAGGCCGCCTGA
- a CDS encoding M14 family metallopeptidase, translating into METLTPTPMPLPHFDVRLRAPDLSPWEAGNTGVPGFVSHAAEAPGPHVMVLALTHGNEIAGAIVLDRLLRAALRPARGRLTCGFVNLAAFHRFIPEQPTGSRFIDEDLNRLWDEDLLESGRRSAELDRAREIRPMIDAADILLDLHSMLWPSDPLILSGPTARGRALARDIGTPALVVADEGHVTGRRIIDYARFTAPAAEATAVLVEAGQHWEPDTVTAMEASVAGLLRHAGLVDAHPALPPAGPVPPQRMAEVTMTVTAATAGFAFVQPWRGGQVIERGNTLIALDGTREIRTPHDDCMLVMPSLRASRGHTAVRLARFLDA; encoded by the coding sequence ATGGAAACCCTCACCCCGACTCCGATGCCCCTGCCGCATTTCGACGTGCGCCTGCGCGCCCCCGACCTCTCCCCCTGGGAGGCCGGGAATACCGGGGTGCCCGGCTTCGTCAGCCACGCGGCCGAGGCGCCGGGCCCGCATGTGATGGTCCTGGCGCTGACACACGGCAACGAGATTGCCGGGGCGATCGTGCTGGACCGGTTGCTGCGCGCGGCGCTGCGGCCGGCGCGCGGACGGCTGACCTGCGGCTTCGTCAACCTCGCCGCCTTCCACCGCTTCATCCCCGAGCAGCCGACCGGCAGCCGCTTCATCGACGAGGACCTCAACCGCCTGTGGGACGAGGACCTGCTGGAGAGCGGCCGGCGCTCGGCGGAGCTGGACCGGGCGCGCGAGATTCGCCCGATGATCGATGCCGCCGACATCCTGCTCGACCTGCATTCGATGCTATGGCCGTCCGACCCGCTGATCCTGAGCGGCCCGACGGCGAGGGGGCGGGCACTGGCCCGCGACATCGGCACGCCCGCGCTGGTGGTGGCCGACGAAGGCCACGTCACCGGGCGGCGCATCATCGACTATGCCCGCTTCACCGCCCCCGCCGCCGAGGCCACCGCGGTGCTGGTGGAAGCGGGCCAGCACTGGGAGCCCGACACCGTCACGGCGATGGAAGCCTCGGTCGCCGGCCTGCTGCGCCATGCCGGCCTGGTGGATGCGCACCCGGCCCTGCCCCCGGCCGGCCCCGTGCCACCGCAGCGCATGGCAGAGGTGACGATGACGGTGACCGCCGCAACCGCGGGCTTCGCCTTCGTGCAGCCCTGGCGCGGCGGCCAGGTGATCGAGCGCGGCAACACCCTGATCGCGCTGGACGGCACCCGGGAGATCCGCACCCCGCACGACGACTGCATGCTGGTGATGCCGAGCCTGCGGGCAAGCCGCGGCCATACCGCGGTGCGGCTGGCGCGCTTCCTCGACGCCTGA
- a CDS encoding ATP-binding protein — translation MLDRIPLRLFRFLQAPRRIRRRAREVTLVGGLALVLLLGAALAAVLDDRRRALEAAAQELARVADATAAAARLVTDAAQRQLDDVAAGVGAPGEDIAASLRRMVSRTIGARGAVVLSPQGELRAATGEIEATDPALLRREMLPWLQHQAPLPWLGMAGGVLWLAQRLTAPDGTVTGAVALALGGEWLATLAQQAGIDGEGELVLLDADRQRAIVAGPAATASLPAIAALLRDAPVSGPVVLGGSGRRLLAFRPLLPGRLELAVLRGVDDVLAGWWRRATTTAAVLAGVFALLLFAGLRLRHRIVLLQRQNLRHMRQLAQLATISERLSRLRDLTEIAARAESAGRSLLSCECVEVQLCRGPVLPPEPASRQRGVELLSTGGERLGRLVLTRGAGEGFTAEDELLLEQFARAVASALEGATLLADTMRSKSELEMILSTISDGMVVLDPGWVFRYVNAAAARYLQRPCEEMLGACLWELFPGLTGSEMAERLQTAAATGQDAVFTSAYPPLNAWFELRAFPFAGGLTLYFRDVTAQRETEEKLRQAQKLEAIGQLTNGIAHDVNNLLTVILGNLELLALRAEDRERGVPEPEEERGLDITLAEAGLRAGESASRLMHRLLAFSRRQALAPQVVATADLLQSLQPLLDRTLSEQVTLRMHWPADLWLTRVDPAELESAILNLTINAKDAMPGGGTLIIEAANVTIDRVYAAVAGVERTGDHVMISVADTGIGMGKEVMARAFDPFFTTKAPGKGTGLGLSMVYGFTRQSGGHVLIDSEPGQGTMVRLYLPRALPEDGAGEAEVRPGVAGGDETILLVEDNDLVRAHTETMLRGLGYTVVAAPDGATAIRRLVDGLGPDLLLTDVILPGGMTGRDVAERAQRLVPGLKVLFISGYAGNVLMENGRLPPGVDLLGKPFRRSELAARIRAQLAPETAPPLERA, via the coding sequence ATGCTCGATCGCATTCCCCTGCGGCTCTTCCGCTTCCTGCAGGCACCACGGCGGATCCGGCGCCGTGCGCGTGAGGTCACCCTGGTCGGCGGGTTGGCCCTGGTGTTGTTGCTCGGTGCCGCCCTTGCCGCCGTGCTCGACGACCGTCGCCGTGCCCTCGAGGCCGCGGCGCAGGAGCTCGCCCGGGTCGCCGACGCCACCGCCGCCGCCGCGCGCCTGGTCACCGACGCGGCGCAACGCCAGCTCGACGATGTCGCCGCCGGCGTCGGTGCGCCGGGCGAGGACATCGCCGCATCGCTGCGCCGGATGGTGTCGCGCACCATCGGTGCGCGCGGGGCGGTGGTGCTGTCGCCGCAAGGCGAGCTGCGTGCCGCCACGGGCGAGATCGAGGCGACGGATCCGGCTTTGTTGCGGCGCGAAATGTTGCCCTGGCTGCAGCACCAGGCACCGCTTCCCTGGCTGGGCATGGCCGGCGGCGTGCTGTGGCTGGCGCAGCGCCTGACCGCCCCGGACGGCACCGTCACCGGCGCGGTCGCGTTGGCGCTGGGGGGCGAGTGGCTGGCGACGCTGGCGCAGCAGGCCGGCATCGACGGCGAGGGGGAGCTGGTGCTGCTTGATGCAGATCGGCAAAGAGCCATCGTCGCCGGCCCGGCCGCCACCGCCAGCCTGCCCGCGATCGCGGCGCTGCTGAGGGACGCGCCCGTGTCGGGGCCGGTCGTCCTGGGCGGTTCCGGCCGCCGCCTGCTGGCGTTTCGTCCGCTGCTGCCTGGCCGGCTCGAGCTTGCCGTGTTGCGCGGGGTCGACGACGTGCTGGCCGGCTGGTGGCGGCGGGCCACCACCACCGCCGCGGTGCTGGCCGGCGTGTTCGCCCTGCTGCTGTTCGCCGGGCTGCGATTGCGCCATCGCATCGTGCTGTTGCAGCGCCAGAACCTGCGCCACATGCGCCAACTGGCACAGCTCGCCACCATTTCCGAGCGCCTGTCGCGGCTGCGCGACCTCACCGAGATCGCCGCCCGCGCCGAGTCGGCCGGACGCTCGCTGCTGTCCTGCGAGTGCGTGGAGGTGCAGCTTTGCCGCGGGCCCGTGTTGCCGCCCGAGCCTGCGTCCCGGCAGCGCGGCGTCGAGCTGCTCAGCACCGGGGGGGAACGTCTCGGTCGGCTGGTGCTGACGCGCGGCGCGGGCGAGGGCTTCACCGCCGAGGACGAGCTGCTGCTCGAGCAGTTCGCCCGCGCCGTCGCCTCGGCGCTGGAGGGCGCCACGCTGCTTGCCGACACGATGCGTTCGAAATCCGAACTGGAAATGATCCTTTCCACCATCAGTGACGGCATGGTGGTGCTCGATCCCGGCTGGGTGTTTCGCTACGTCAACGCCGCCGCCGCCCGCTACCTGCAGCGCCCGTGCGAGGAGATGCTGGGGGCGTGCCTGTGGGAGCTGTTCCCCGGCCTTACCGGATCGGAGATGGCCGAGCGGCTGCAGACGGCCGCGGCGACCGGCCAGGATGCGGTGTTCACCAGCGCCTACCCGCCGCTGAATGCCTGGTTCGAACTGCGCGCCTTTCCCTTCGCCGGCGGGCTGACATTGTATTTCCGCGATGTCACCGCCCAGCGCGAAACCGAGGAGAAGCTGCGCCAGGCGCAGAAGCTGGAGGCGATCGGCCAGTTGACCAACGGCATCGCCCACGACGTCAACAACCTGCTGACCGTCATCCTCGGCAATCTCGAGCTGCTGGCCCTGCGCGCCGAGGACCGCGAGCGCGGCGTGCCCGAGCCCGAGGAGGAGCGTGGCCTCGACATCACCCTCGCCGAGGCCGGGCTGCGCGCGGGCGAAAGCGCGAGCCGGCTGATGCACCGCCTGCTTGCCTTCTCCCGCCGCCAGGCGCTGGCGCCGCAGGTGGTTGCCACCGCGGATCTGCTGCAGAGCCTGCAGCCATTGCTCGACCGCACGCTGAGCGAACAGGTGACGCTGCGCATGCACTGGCCCGCCGATCTGTGGCTCACCCGGGTCGATCCGGCCGAGCTGGAAAGCGCCATCCTCAACCTCACCATCAACGCCAAGGACGCCATGCCCGGGGGCGGCACGCTGATTATCGAGGCGGCCAACGTCACCATCGACCGGGTCTACGCCGCGGTGGCGGGGGTGGAGCGGACCGGCGACCACGTCATGATCTCGGTCGCCGATACCGGCATCGGCATGGGCAAGGAGGTGATGGCGCGCGCCTTCGACCCGTTCTTCACCACCAAGGCTCCTGGCAAGGGCACCGGTCTCGGCCTGTCCATGGTCTACGGCTTCACCCGCCAGTCCGGGGGACATGTGCTGATCGACAGCGAACCGGGTCAGGGTACCATGGTGCGCCTGTATCTGCCGCGCGCCCTGCCCGAGGACGGCGCCGGCGAGGCCGAGGTGCGCCCGGGCGTGGCCGGGGGCGACGAGACCATCCTGCTGGTGGAGGACAATGACCTGGTGCGCGCCCACACCGAAACCATGCTGCGCGGCCTGGGCTACACCGTGGTGGCGGCCCCCGATGGCGCCACCGCGATCCGCCGGCTCGTCGACGGGCTGGGGCCCGACCTGCTGCTGACCGACGTCATCCTGCCCGGCGGCATGACCGGGCGCGATGTCGCCGAGCGGGCGCAGCGTCTGGTGCCCGGCCTGAAGGTGCTGTTCATCTCCGGCTATGCTGGCAACGTGCTGATGGAAAACGGACGGCTGCCGCCGGGCGTCGACCTGCTGGGCAAGCCGTTCCGGCGCAGCGAGCTGGCGGCGCGCATCCGCGCCCAGCTTGCCCCGGAGACGGCGCCGCCGCTCGAACGCGCCTGA
- a CDS encoding response regulator transcription factor has protein sequence MTAEPSPPLLMPRVLLIEDNAAVAETIRRFLERSGMRTAWAPTGARGMELKKSFSPDVVLVDLELPDTNGVSLIGWLSQEQDCGIIVVSGRAEETERVVGLELGADDYIAKPVQMREMVARIRAVHRRTHGRGPARAARPSSVHQVGPFRIDLQRRSVTDAEDRPVVLTGAEFAALQTLVEAIGEPVSRERLSEAALRRPWRPEDRSIDQLIFSLRRKLADDDRGQRLIQSVRGAGYVLVSDPGPACADG, from the coding sequence ATGACAGCAGAGCCTTCCCCGCCGCTGCTGATGCCCCGCGTCCTGCTGATCGAGGACAATGCGGCGGTGGCCGAAACCATTCGCCGTTTCCTCGAACGCTCGGGGATGCGCACGGCCTGGGCGCCCACCGGCGCGCGCGGCATGGAGCTGAAGAAGAGCTTCTCGCCCGATGTCGTGCTGGTCGACCTCGAACTGCCGGACACCAACGGCGTCTCGCTGATCGGCTGGCTGTCGCAGGAGCAGGACTGCGGGATCATCGTCGTGTCCGGCCGCGCCGAGGAAACCGAACGCGTGGTCGGGCTCGAGCTCGGCGCCGACGACTACATCGCCAAGCCGGTGCAGATGCGCGAGATGGTGGCGCGCATCCGCGCGGTGCACCGGCGCACGCATGGGCGCGGACCGGCCCGCGCCGCCCGCCCGTCCTCGGTTCACCAGGTCGGCCCGTTCCGTATCGACCTGCAGCGGCGCTCGGTGACCGATGCCGAGGACCGGCCGGTGGTGCTGACCGGTGCCGAGTTCGCCGCGCTGCAGACGCTGGTCGAGGCGATCGGCGAGCCGGTCTCGCGCGAGCGGCTGTCCGAGGCGGCGCTGCGCCGCCCGTGGCGGCCGGAGGACCGCAGCATCGACCAATTGATCTTCAGCCTGCGGCGCAAGCTCGCCGACGATGACCGGGGCCAGCGGCTGATCCAGTCGGTGCGCGGCGCCGGCTACGTCCTGGTCAGCGATCCCGGCCCCGCCTGCGCCGACGGCTGA
- the rpmE gene encoding 50S ribosomal protein L31, giving the protein MKAGIHPDYHEITVIMTDGTQFKTRSCYGKPGESLRLDIDPKSHPAWTGVQRIIDTGGQVAKFNKKFAGLGLKKK; this is encoded by the coding sequence ATGAAGGCGGGCATCCACCCGGACTACCACGAGATCACCGTCATCATGACGGACGGCACGCAGTTCAAGACCCGGTCCTGCTACGGCAAGCCCGGCGAGTCGCTGCGGCTGGACATCGACCCGAAGTCGCACCCGGCCTGGACCGGCGTGCAGCGGATCATCGACACCGGGGGACAGGTGGCGAAGTTCAACAAGAAGTTCGCCGGCCTCGGCCTCAAGAAGAAGTAG